Proteins found in one Moritella sp. Urea-trap-13 genomic segment:
- a CDS encoding beta-ketoacyl-ACP synthase, translated as MRRVVVTGMSAITALGDDWTTFKAGLEKGENAVKVMPEWDYLDGLNTRLAAPVLHFEKPKHYKRKQVRSMGRVSLMSTRATELALEQAQLLDHPALTDGSTGISYGSSVGSTEPLINFSRMMDTGNMSGVTATSYIQTMSHTAPVNVGVFFGLTGRVITTSSACTSGSQGIGYAYEAIKFGRQNLMVAGGAEELCITEAAVFDTLYATSVKNDTPALTPRPFDKDRDGLVIGEGACTLILEELEHALARGATIYAEVIGFGCNSDGKHVTQPTAETMQIAIEQAVADANIDIAEIGYVCAHGTATDRGDIAETNATANALGRKPISSLKSYLGHTLGACGAIEAWASINMMQDNWFAPTINLDSIAEECGDLDYIRGEGREIHTDVVMSNNFAFGGINTSLIFKRWNT; from the coding sequence ATGAGAAGAGTTGTTGTAACAGGCATGTCTGCGATCACCGCGCTTGGTGATGATTGGACTACCTTTAAAGCGGGCTTAGAGAAGGGCGAAAATGCCGTTAAAGTGATGCCAGAGTGGGATTATCTTGACGGTTTGAATACCCGTTTAGCGGCGCCAGTATTGCATTTTGAAAAGCCGAAACATTATAAGCGCAAGCAAGTACGTTCTATGGGTCGAGTATCATTGATGTCGACGCGGGCAACGGAATTGGCGTTAGAACAGGCACAATTATTAGATCACCCGGCATTAACCGATGGCAGTACCGGTATTTCCTACGGTTCATCAGTGGGTTCTACCGAGCCGCTGATTAACTTTAGCCGGATGATGGACACGGGTAATATGTCTGGCGTCACAGCGACCAGTTATATTCAAACCATGTCTCATACCGCGCCTGTGAACGTGGGTGTATTCTTTGGTCTGACGGGGCGTGTGATCACTACAAGTTCTGCCTGTACCTCGGGTTCACAAGGTATTGGTTATGCGTATGAAGCGATTAAATTTGGTCGTCAAAACCTCATGGTTGCTGGTGGCGCAGAAGAACTGTGTATTACCGAAGCGGCGGTATTTGATACCTTGTATGCAACCAGTGTTAAAAACGATACACCAGCACTGACACCGCGCCCATTTGATAAAGACCGTGATGGTCTGGTTATTGGCGAAGGTGCTTGTACGCTGATTTTAGAAGAGCTAGAGCATGCACTTGCACGTGGCGCGACGATTTATGCTGAAGTGATCGGCTTTGGTTGTAACTCGGACGGTAAACACGTTACCCAACCAACCGCTGAAACGATGCAAATTGCCATTGAACAAGCGGTTGCAGATGCCAACATCGATATCGCTGAAATCGGTTATGTGTGCGCGCACGGTACAGCAACAGATCGTGGTGATATAGCGGAAACTAATGCCACTGCCAATGCCCTTGGTAGAAAACCAATTAGTTCATTAAAGAGCTATTTAGGCCACACCTTAGGTGCGTGTGGTGCGATTGAAGCGTGGGCATCCATCAACATGATGCAAGACAACTGGTTCGCACCAACGATTAATCTCGATAGCATAGCTGAAGAGTGTGGCGATCTGGATTACATTCGCGGTGAAGGTCGCGAGATCCACACCGACGTGGTGATGAGTAATAACTTTGCCTTTGGTGGTATCAATACCTCGCTGATCTTTAAGCGTTGGAATACATAG
- a CDS encoding hotdog family protein, with amino-acid sequence MILLDELVSYDDENVSCRVTITPTIPFFDNAKQGVPSYVGCEYMAQTIAAYGGAHALDDAGEVKIGFLLGSRKYHAEVGVFKVAQTLLIEAKKLIQDQSGLCVFDCVIKDEENAVLAQAKINVFQPQDPAQFLKDNHE; translated from the coding sequence ATGATCTTGCTTGATGAACTGGTGAGTTATGACGACGAAAACGTCAGTTGCCGCGTGACTATTACGCCGACTATACCTTTCTTTGATAACGCCAAACAAGGCGTACCCAGTTATGTTGGTTGTGAATACATGGCGCAAACTATTGCTGCATACGGCGGCGCCCATGCACTCGATGATGCTGGTGAAGTGAAAATAGGTTTTCTATTAGGTTCGCGAAAATACCACGCCGAAGTGGGAGTCTTTAAAGTCGCGCAGACCTTGTTAATCGAAGCAAAAAAACTAATTCAAGACCAATCAGGACTGTGTGTTTTTGATTGCGTTATAAAAGATGAAGAGAATGCGGTGTTAGCACAAGCTAAAATTAATGTATTCCAACCGCAGGACCCAGCACAATTTTTAAAGGATAATCATGAGTAA
- a CDS encoding alpha/beta hydrolase: MRKLLLPLLLSSMFSPIVAPMLSLSAQAQTTDTNIASHSSFKNNLDEIQQDFYRGLRFEDWTKTGLAEIEIKKVLQAINSDGKLRDAENLNLPTYWTYEFSQAADLLLQQAQQLKDPKAAAKAYMKASTMYLIASYPNLKRPNEIFALDNAVNSYVKSLQLAGDNVELVRLPLADGTSVPGILHLPVQGTNLPAVIWSGGVDKTLIEHHESVLKLNAQGYAVLTFDMPGGGLDYKHALTLGELDSSHNAAFKFLQQNDNINADRIGVLGSSGSGPALLEFALNEPKLKAVVARCSLVDGPLTNAKLLDFIPAMSADALIARLGGDPSDMNYYINNAAKYSLATRGYFDGKARIDTPLLAINTNKDPVAMPEDVQKTAALSSQGETAFFGKVGHCPDSKAASDYVINFLTKNI, translated from the coding sequence ATGAGAAAACTACTCTTACCATTACTCTTGTCGTCAATGTTTTCGCCAATTGTGGCGCCAATGTTGTCGTTAAGCGCTCAAGCACAAACGACAGATACCAATATCGCTAGTCACTCTAGTTTTAAGAATAATTTAGACGAGATCCAACAAGACTTTTATCGCGGTTTACGCTTTGAAGATTGGACCAAAACCGGTTTGGCTGAAATAGAAATTAAGAAAGTATTACAAGCTATTAACAGCGATGGTAAGTTAAGAGATGCAGAAAACCTGAACTTACCGACATATTGGACTTATGAATTCTCGCAAGCGGCTGATTTATTACTACAGCAAGCACAGCAATTAAAAGACCCTAAAGCGGCAGCAAAAGCCTACATGAAAGCATCCACCATGTACCTTATTGCCAGTTACCCGAATCTAAAGCGCCCGAATGAAATTTTCGCGCTCGATAATGCCGTAAACAGTTACGTTAAATCACTGCAACTAGCCGGTGATAATGTCGAACTTGTACGCTTACCGCTAGCCGATGGCACAAGCGTTCCAGGTATCTTACATTTACCAGTACAAGGCACTAACTTGCCTGCGGTGATCTGGTCTGGCGGTGTAGATAAAACCCTAATCGAACACCACGAATCAGTGCTAAAATTAAATGCTCAAGGTTACGCGGTATTAACCTTTGATATGCCTGGCGGCGGATTAGATTACAAACATGCATTAACACTAGGTGAGCTGGATAGTTCCCATAACGCGGCCTTTAAATTTTTACAACAAAACGACAATATCAACGCTGATCGTATTGGTGTACTAGGTTCTTCTGGTAGCGGCCCTGCCCTGCTTGAATTTGCCCTTAACGAGCCAAAATTAAAAGCGGTAGTCGCACGTTGCTCCTTGGTTGATGGACCGTTAACAAATGCGAAGTTACTCGACTTCATTCCTGCCATGTCAGCAGATGCACTGATTGCACGTTTAGGTGGCGACCCGAGTGATATGAACTACTACATAAATAACGCAGCTAAGTATTCACTGGCAACCCGTGGTTACTTTGATGGTAAAGCGCGAATTGATACGCCATTGTTAGCCATCAATACCAATAAAGATCCAGTGGCGATGCCTGAAGATGTGCAGAAAACCGCCGCATTGTCATCACAAGGTGAAACGGCATTTTTTGGTAAGGTTGGTCACTGCCCTGATAGTAAAGCAGCCAGTGATTACGTGATTAACTTCTTAACTAAAAACATTTAG
- the fabG gene encoding 3-oxoacyl-ACP reductase FabG: MSKRILVTGSSRGLGKAIALQLAKDGFDISVHCRSGVAAAKDTCAQIAELGQATSLLQFDVCDRAAAKASIEADIAEHGAYYGVVCNAGITRDMAFPSMEGEDWDDVIRTGLDGFYNVIHPTVMPMVRAKQGGRIVTMASVSGIMGNRGQVNYSAAKGGIIAASKALSLELAKRKITVNSVAPGLIESDMTHDLPLDEIKKMIPLKRMGKPEEVAGTVSFLMSDCAAYITRQVISVNGGLV, from the coding sequence ATGAGTAAACGTATTTTAGTAACAGGCTCAAGTCGTGGACTGGGTAAAGCGATCGCACTGCAATTGGCCAAAGACGGCTTTGATATTAGCGTGCATTGTCGTTCTGGCGTTGCAGCCGCGAAGGATACGTGTGCGCAAATTGCGGAACTCGGTCAAGCGACTAGCTTATTACAATTTGATGTGTGTGACAGAGCGGCAGCTAAAGCGAGTATTGAAGCCGACATTGCTGAACATGGCGCTTATTATGGCGTAGTGTGCAATGCCGGTATTACTCGCGACATGGCATTTCCATCAATGGAAGGTGAAGACTGGGATGACGTGATCCGCACTGGATTAGATGGTTTTTACAATGTGATTCACCCAACCGTTATGCCGATGGTACGTGCTAAACAAGGTGGCCGAATTGTCACCATGGCCTCTGTTTCTGGCATCATGGGTAACCGTGGCCAAGTCAATTACAGTGCTGCTAAAGGCGGTATTATTGCGGCCTCAAAAGCGTTATCTCTGGAGTTAGCAAAACGTAAGATCACGGTAAACTCGGTCGCGCCGGGTTTAATCGAATCTGACATGACTCATGATCTACCGCTAGATGAAATCAAAAAAATGATCCCATTAAAACGCATGGGTAAACCGGAAGAAGTCGCGGGTACAGTGTCATTCTTAATGTCTGATTGCGCAGCGTACATCACTCGCCAAGTTATCTCTGTTAACGGTGGATTAGTTTAA
- a CDS encoding MMPL family transporter: MSNSNLSANNCNQRHDSKISSKSSHKKRGLKLYLLQLLAVLLLAGYQLGWGQWQIETNILSLLPHDNQAQASQKQDINQAKSALFQQANQRVLVAISGEQAIPAYKQLAKTISTFDGIENEAMTVPDIKDIIAFYQPYRDSVMTADYQALLTESSATLTTAQAINNFVLGKLTQVSDPFVSGSLAIAPRLNLADFLATGLAQLQSFETEQGIIVVNQDGLKHYIMPIKVDVDGFSVKQTQAFSQQLQADFQQLETQFDVDVLYSGVLFHTAESSQQAEFEMSTFGVISLLAVLLMILAVFRSAKPVNLALLVLAISVVYGLTAVVTLFNQLHLLTLVFAVTLIGIVIDYCFHAFVNLSVSCNSNSQGGIKSIRTALCLGFITTALGYAALIMSPLSLLSQVAVFMIFGLFGALLTVLLLLPYLNLSGKISVTPSVWILTDKLNVWLSRLHQQRRVIFVVLSVGLVSAVVIDDINFNDDIRLLNSSPAFLIDNEINMAKLMGYQHSQRIVISADDSETLLQRQEALLAQLATQPDLTVKSMASLLPSVAKQQRNNALLKQAEQQQHFAVGLGTLGLVDAVDDFAPLTLAEFNAGPLQALSSIYIYQYQTGDSSSNLDNSRNVKDHKYALWVETSGVALNSELQQWIATQADMSIDNKPAEVTAALSHYRQALFLLFAGAVLVVTIVLCLRFGLTQGLLGLLSIVLSAGGALLLTQFSLGHLNIFNLLAVLLILALAIDYVIFYQEHGLQRNTVLAITLSAISSALVFGVLALSVTPAVESFGLTVMFGILLVFLLAPLSAKTLALLSAKATAPLSVVNSEVEK, encoded by the coding sequence GTGAGCAACTCTAACCTTAGTGCTAACAACTGTAACCAACGCCATGATAGTAAAATAAGTAGCAAAAGCAGTCATAAAAAACGTGGCTTGAAGTTATATCTATTGCAATTGCTCGCCGTATTGCTGTTAGCGGGCTATCAGCTCGGCTGGGGTCAATGGCAGATAGAGACCAATATCTTGTCGTTATTGCCTCATGACAATCAAGCTCAGGCTAGTCAGAAACAAGATATCAATCAAGCCAAATCAGCGCTATTCCAACAAGCCAATCAGCGTGTGCTGGTGGCGATTTCTGGCGAGCAGGCAATACCAGCTTATAAACAACTAGCTAAAACGATCAGCACATTTGATGGCATTGAAAATGAAGCCATGACAGTGCCGGATATCAAGGACATTATCGCCTTCTATCAGCCTTATCGTGATAGCGTCATGACAGCTGACTATCAAGCTTTACTGACAGAGTCTTCAGCGACATTAACCACAGCCCAAGCCATTAATAACTTTGTGTTAGGTAAGCTGACCCAAGTTAGCGACCCATTTGTCAGCGGCAGTTTAGCGATTGCCCCACGGTTAAATTTGGCCGATTTCTTAGCGACAGGTCTAGCGCAGTTACAATCGTTCGAAACAGAACAGGGCATTATTGTCGTTAACCAAGACGGCTTAAAACATTACATCATGCCGATTAAGGTTGATGTTGATGGTTTCTCGGTTAAACAAACACAAGCTTTTTCGCAGCAGTTACAAGCGGATTTTCAGCAATTAGAGACCCAGTTTGATGTAGATGTGCTTTATAGCGGGGTATTGTTTCATACTGCAGAATCAAGTCAGCAAGCCGAATTTGAAATGTCGACCTTTGGCGTGATCTCACTGCTGGCGGTGTTACTGATGATTTTGGCGGTATTTCGCAGTGCCAAACCGGTAAACTTAGCCTTGTTGGTATTAGCCATCTCGGTGGTTTATGGCTTAACGGCGGTCGTTACTTTATTCAATCAACTGCATTTACTTACTTTAGTTTTCGCTGTGACCTTAATTGGTATTGTCATTGATTACTGCTTTCATGCTTTTGTTAATCTCAGTGTTAGTTGCAATAGCAATAGCCAAGGTGGCATTAAATCGATTCGTACTGCGTTATGTCTGGGCTTTATTACCACGGCATTGGGTTATGCGGCGTTAATCATGTCGCCATTATCATTGCTTAGCCAGGTGGCGGTATTCATGATTTTCGGTTTATTTGGCGCACTGTTAACGGTGTTGTTATTACTGCCGTATTTAAACCTCAGTGGCAAAATCAGTGTCACCCCAAGTGTATGGATCTTAACGGACAAGTTGAATGTGTGGTTAAGCCGTTTACATCAGCAACGCCGCGTTATATTTGTGGTGTTAAGTGTTGGTTTAGTCAGTGCTGTGGTTATCGATGATATTAATTTTAATGATGATATCCGCTTACTTAATTCCAGCCCGGCGTTTTTGATTGATAACGAAATCAACATGGCGAAGCTAATGGGCTACCAACACAGTCAGCGTATTGTTATCAGCGCTGATGACAGTGAAACCTTGCTGCAACGCCAAGAAGCATTATTAGCTCAGTTAGCAACTCAGCCTGATTTAACGGTGAAAAGTATGGCCAGTTTATTGCCATCAGTTGCTAAACAGCAGCGTAATAATGCCTTATTGAAACAAGCTGAGCAGCAACAGCACTTTGCTGTGGGACTCGGCACGTTAGGCTTGGTTGATGCGGTAGATGACTTTGCGCCGCTGACATTGGCTGAATTTAATGCTGGACCACTGCAGGCACTATCATCAATATATATTTACCAATATCAAACGGGTGATAGCAGCAGTAATCTAGATAACAGTCGCAATGTTAAAGATCATAAATACGCACTCTGGGTTGAAACCTCGGGTGTAGCACTAAATAGTGAATTACAGCAATGGATTGCAACGCAAGCAGACATGAGTATAGATAACAAACCTGCGGAAGTGACAGCAGCATTAAGCCATTACCGCCAAGCATTATTCTTGCTGTTTGCAGGCGCGGTATTGGTGGTGACGATTGTATTGTGTCTACGCTTTGGTTTAACGCAAGGGTTATTAGGCTTACTCAGTATTGTGCTGAGTGCTGGTGGGGCGTTATTGTTAACGCAATTCAGCTTAGGCCATCTTAATATCTTTAACTTGTTAGCTGTGTTGTTGATCCTTGCCTTGGCTATCGATTATGTGATCTTCTATCAAGAGCATGGTTTACAGCGCAATACCGTTTTAGCTATTACCTTATCGGCTATTTCATCGGCCTTGGTATTTGGCGTACTTGCGCTAAGTGTGACGCCAGCGGTGGAAAGTTTTGGCTTAACTGTTATGTTTGGCATTTTACTGGTGTTTCTATTAGCTCCCTTAAGTGCGAAAACATTAGCTCTCTTAAGCGCAAAAGCAACAGCGCCGTTAAGTGTGGTGAACTCCGAGGTTGAAAAATGA
- a CDS encoding outer membrane lipoprotein carrier protein LolA has translation MSSWLRLLLLMSLAGNVFAGDDVKTLSAASTSTTSTTSTTPVAPLALLSQFKPLTIASGTFVQNKYFTVLNNPVTSTGELYLDQALGFVWHTSKPIASTMILKDDGLFTIDHRQQQQQIKNATPIATVLMSALSGDLTALESQFSLAASSTNTSLTKAVLTKTASTSQTCIELTPKDETIAKVMRVIELCGGDTVEHLVLFETSGNRTEIELSLTAVAELPKAIREQL, from the coding sequence ATGAGTAGCTGGTTACGACTACTGCTGTTAATGTCATTGGCTGGCAATGTATTTGCTGGCGATGATGTAAAAACCTTAAGCGCAGCATCCACATCAACAACATCAACAACATCCACTACACCTGTAGCGCCGTTGGCTCTATTGTCGCAGTTTAAACCGCTGACGATAGCCAGTGGCACATTTGTGCAAAACAAGTATTTCACTGTGCTTAACAATCCAGTGACTTCTACGGGTGAGCTGTATTTAGATCAAGCCTTAGGATTTGTTTGGCATACCAGTAAACCGATTGCGTCGACCATGATACTCAAAGACGATGGGCTCTTTACCATAGATCATCGTCAGCAGCAGCAACAGATTAAAAATGCCACGCCCATTGCCACTGTACTTATGAGTGCCTTGTCGGGGGATCTGACTGCATTAGAAAGTCAATTTAGCCTAGCTGCATCATCCACAAATACATCATTAACAAAAGCAGTATTAACAAAAACAGCATCTACCAGCCAAACCTGTATTGAACTGACGCCAAAAGACGAGACTATCGCCAAAGTGATGCGCGTTATTGAATTGTGCGGCGGGGATACGGTTGAGCATTTAGTGCTGTTTGAAACATCCGGTAATCGTACCGAGATAGAACTTAGTTTGACTGCGGTTGCTGAACTGCCAAAGGCCATCCGTGAGCAACTCTAA
- a CDS encoding beta-ketoacyl-ACP synthase has product MSICLKDFGVVCALGDSKASVAAGLLQGSREGLVLDSELPNAEAQYVGRVADSTFDKTVANISMDSKGQQLTRNDKLGQLAYLQIADTLAPLLAEFGQHRIAVVIGTSTSGIEYGEQALKHKMATGEYPENYHYRMQEMGTTAQFIADLCQAKGPVYSISTACSSSGKALVSAQALLDTDLADVVIAGGVDSLAKLTVNGFKALASTATAQNNPFAADRDGINIGEAAALFIVTKEQGGIQLLGAAETSDAHHLSAPHPEGEGALRAMQSALAEAHLQGEQVDYVNLHGTGTPKNDDMEAKAMLNACGSKVLCGSTKGMTGHTLGAAGALEAGICWLLLHDEYNPLNKVPANVSDGELDSSLAQINLADANSTTAKLQTCMSNSFAFGGNNISLVIGKQQ; this is encoded by the coding sequence GTGAGTATCTGTCTAAAAGATTTTGGTGTGGTATGCGCACTAGGTGATTCAAAAGCCTCGGTAGCCGCTGGATTATTGCAAGGTAGTCGTGAAGGCTTGGTACTCGATAGTGAGTTACCCAATGCTGAAGCGCAATATGTCGGTCGGGTGGCAGATTCGACTTTTGATAAAACAGTGGCAAATATTAGCATGGACAGCAAAGGCCAACAGCTGACTCGTAATGACAAGCTTGGTCAATTAGCTTATTTACAGATAGCCGATACCCTGGCACCTTTGCTTGCTGAATTTGGTCAACACCGTATCGCAGTCGTGATCGGCACCAGTACCTCGGGTATTGAATATGGCGAGCAAGCATTAAAACATAAGATGGCTACGGGTGAATACCCTGAAAATTACCATTACCGCATGCAGGAAATGGGTACAACGGCGCAGTTTATTGCTGATTTATGCCAAGCTAAAGGCCCTGTTTATAGTATTTCTACTGCCTGTTCCTCGAGCGGTAAAGCCTTAGTCAGCGCGCAGGCATTACTTGATACTGACTTAGCTGATGTGGTGATTGCGGGTGGCGTTGATAGCTTAGCTAAATTGACTGTTAATGGTTTTAAAGCATTAGCATCAACGGCAACTGCGCAGAACAACCCGTTTGCGGCAGACCGTGACGGCATTAATATTGGCGAAGCGGCGGCCTTATTTATCGTCACCAAAGAGCAAGGCGGCATTCAATTGTTAGGCGCGGCGGAAACTTCTGATGCCCACCATTTATCGGCGCCCCATCCTGAAGGTGAAGGCGCGTTACGGGCGATGCAATCGGCATTGGCTGAAGCGCATTTGCAAGGTGAGCAAGTCGATTATGTAAACTTACATGGTACAGGCACACCGAAGAATGATGACATGGAAGCCAAAGCCATGCTCAACGCTTGTGGCAGTAAGGTATTGTGCGGGTCGACTAAGGGCATGACTGGACATACATTAGGTGCAGCAGGCGCATTAGAAGCGGGTATCTGTTGGTTGTTATTGCATGACGAATATAACCCATTAAACAAAGTACCAGCCAATGTTAGCGATGGTGAGCTTGATAGCAGCCTTGCGCAGATCAACTTAGCGGATGCAAATAGCACTACAGCTAAATTACAAACGTGCATGAGCAATTCATTTGCTTTTGGCGGTAACAATATCAGTCTAGTGATAGGAAAACAGCAGTGA
- a CDS encoding DNA-3-methyladenine glycosylase I → MESFDKIYHRAAERKGGEQALAYLISQPLTNDELVRVTDSDVLAEFTRAIFKSGFVWRIIEIKWAGFEEVFWGFDIDKLILMPDDMLERKAADTKIIRNYTKVKTVRDNAQWLKEICEEYGSVSQWLAQWPADDVVGLWQYMKKHGSRLGGNTGPYALRRLGKDTFILSSDVEAYFRGHKLIDGGLMTKRSLTTIQNAFNQWQKQSGYSLQELSQIIAYSVGDNRVGFSAETFNEDKESQNDE, encoded by the coding sequence ATGGAATCATTCGACAAAATATACCACCGAGCAGCGGAACGTAAGGGTGGAGAGCAAGCATTAGCATATTTGATATCGCAACCACTGACAAACGATGAGCTTGTTAGAGTGACGGACAGCGATGTATTAGCTGAGTTTACTCGGGCGATCTTTAAATCAGGGTTTGTATGGCGAATTATTGAAATTAAGTGGGCCGGATTTGAAGAAGTGTTCTGGGGTTTCGACATTGATAAACTGATCTTAATGCCTGATGACATGTTAGAACGTAAAGCCGCTGATACTAAAATCATTCGTAATTACACTAAAGTAAAAACAGTGCGTGATAATGCCCAGTGGCTAAAAGAGATCTGTGAAGAATACGGTTCGGTATCTCAATGGTTAGCGCAATGGCCTGCAGATGATGTTGTTGGCTTGTGGCAATACATGAAAAAACATGGCAGTCGTTTAGGGGGTAATACTGGTCCTTATGCACTGCGTCGATTAGGTAAAGATACCTTTATTTTAAGCTCTGACGTGGAAGCTTATTTCCGCGGTCATAAACTTATCGATGGTGGCCTAATGACAAAACGTAGTTTGACGACGATTCAAAATGCCTTTAACCAGTGGCAAAAACAGTCCGGTTATAGCTTACAAGAGCTAAGCCAAATTATCGCTTATTCGGTTGGTGATAACCGTGTTGGTTTTAGTGCCGAGACTTTTAATGAAGACAAAGAGAGTCAAAATGATGAATAA
- a CDS encoding DUF3261 domain-containing protein produces the protein MLVLTMLVLTGCISMPQSHLVTMAPNVTLQLTAPPQALQMQAKTQLIEAEFNGERQSLLAQVEFTDTQIKLVAMTPSGIPLFDVLWSVEDDAIINQYVPVPGLDISYVIADLQWVNWPFSQLQLATNGSFTEEFNNNVGQTTTDWTRTLSQDGQVILTVEKFDNRYILKHLLRDYQITITELTKVSL, from the coding sequence ATGTTAGTATTGACGATGTTAGTATTAACCGGTTGTATCAGTATGCCGCAAAGCCATTTAGTCACTATGGCGCCTAATGTCACCTTACAGCTCACCGCGCCGCCGCAAGCATTACAAATGCAGGCGAAAACCCAGTTAATTGAAGCAGAGTTTAACGGTGAGAGGCAGAGTTTATTAGCGCAGGTTGAGTTCACCGACACGCAGATTAAACTCGTGGCGATGACCCCCTCTGGCATTCCGCTGTTTGATGTATTGTGGAGCGTGGAAGATGACGCGATTATCAACCAATATGTGCCAGTACCGGGATTAGATATCAGTTATGTGATTGCTGATCTGCAATGGGTTAACTGGCCGTTTTCACAATTGCAGTTAGCAACCAATGGTTCATTTACTGAAGAGTTTAATAATAACGTCGGTCAAACCACAACTGATTGGACGCGCACTTTAAGCCAAGATGGACAAGTCATTCTAACTGTCGAGAAGTTCGATAATCGCTATATCCTTAAGCATTTATTACGTGATTATCAAATAACAATAACAGAATTAACCAAGGTGTCACTGTGA
- a CDS encoding thioesterase family protein, whose amino-acid sequence MSKNSLLSESVIIDVPFHDCDPMNVVWHGNYARYFEVARSALLRKMNYDYEDMSKSGYMWPIVDMRVKYIASARYAQKIKVDAHLVEVESRLKMEYLVTCVETGQKLTKASTIQLAVDLETQELQFVTPAAFTDKLQGELNGSLDG is encoded by the coding sequence ATGAGTAAAAACAGTTTATTATCAGAATCCGTTATTATTGACGTACCGTTTCATGATTGCGATCCTATGAATGTTGTCTGGCACGGCAATTATGCCCGTTACTTTGAAGTGGCGCGCAGTGCATTATTACGTAAAATGAATTACGATTATGAAGATATGAGTAAATCAGGTTACATGTGGCCGATTGTCGATATGCGCGTGAAGTATATTGCTTCTGCGCGTTATGCGCAGAAGATCAAAGTTGATGCGCACTTGGTTGAAGTTGAATCTCGGCTGAAAATGGAATATCTGGTTACCTGTGTAGAAACGGGTCAGAAGTTAACCAAAGCATCAACGATCCAGTTAGCGGTAGACTTAGAAACCCAAGAATTGCAATTTGTCACACCCGCTGCTTTTACTGACAAGTTACAAGGCGAGTTGAATGGGTCATTAGATGGGTAG